TGTCTCTCTTATATAACAAACCTTTTTGTTTAAAGGCCTCCTTTGGCTTTGTCCAGTACAATAtgtttctctgggatatttctcttgATCTCTTCCCTACGTGTCATATTGCACGGATGCTACATAGTTTGTGGTAAGGTATACAATATCTAACATCTAAGACAATGTTTTGATATAGTAGACCATGTCATCCTGttaaggcatttggaggcagatgtGAGTATCATGGTATATGCCTTGCGCTGGTTTAAAGCATTCCTCATGGTACAGAACACCATAGCTTGATTATTAGCAGGAGCTAGGCACAGCACGCATATTATCTCTATTCTTGAGTTGCTcaatggctacccatcagttattgGTCTCAGTTCCATCACTCAATGGCTGTGCATCAGTTCATGCTCTCAGTTCTAGGCTTGActatcatacatacatacattctatttattacagcaaaagccagcagtgtAAAGCAATATAGTTCCAAGTAATAAATGAATACTATCATTACAAAAAGATCAAGGATATAAAAGGGATAAAAGTTAAAATAGAATAACAGTAATGGGAATAAAAGTTATATTGTGTTTTCCACTAaaagaagtttacgttttctaatagctaaaaaacagaatttggccacagcataggttactgagctctgagaatcttctagaAGGAATTTGCGCAAAAtttctggtctaaattccaaataggattgcaaagggttgaatttagacaagagaggtaatatgaggcgagaccgttcttcacaatagAATTCACAGAATAAGAATATGTGAGTAACAGATTCCACCATGTTGGACATGCATGAGcataagcgctcatgcattggtatctgcAAGAATTTATCGTGCAATACAGCTGAGGGCATTGCCTCAAACCGGGCTCTggaaaatgcccatctgtaggactcatgggtaatactggataggtatggggcagctgaaaaacTGGACCAAGATTTTAGacacctgaagttcttgggaagcagagcttcttcattttgtaattcaatgTCAATGTCAAGAAGCCTCTGAGTGTTTTTGCCATGTTCAAGGTTCCATTAAAGAGCTCTTCGGGGTTTAGGCTAATTTGCTTGATCTTATTAAAAATTTGTATAAACCAAGGTGGGTAGGGGTCTGTGGCTAGGAGATGAGTTAtccctttggattataatgaattttcagccagaggaatattgcctgttcccaggcttttaattcaactctgggtaatcctgcctcttgtctaagtatttcattagatgtactcttgggaGCGCCAAATAAAGATCTAAGATTGGACTGTTTCAAGGATCTTAAAGTTGGCAGagagtccaatttgtgagccatacaaaagttgaaccaaagattttgcctgataagtttttaaggccataggAGAAAGCCAGTGCCTTTCCTTCTAAATAATTTGAGgatggcatttgcacttctctcaGCCGAGGTAGCTGATGAGGATAAATGTGCTGAAAATTTGGCATTATAGGAGAAAGTTATGCCTAAATATTGAAAGATCTTAACTTGAtctatgacatttcctttcatattccagCTATATTTCCTAAAAGAGCTGCAGAAGCGCACAGTTTTcgttttgccaccccagtcggaatgaagagacagacgtcACTGTTtggtactaagggccacttttattaagatAACAATATTTATAACCATAACTatcaaactgcggcaagggcaaactagcggtacaggacgAGCCACGTGGTCgcaccttggacctccgcctcgacctgtctgggcgagccccgaagccccaggcttaagccatccaccggatggcagctacctggacagccaggcaaatttggttcccccaatcaagctcccacacctcagccgtacagcagtgaggtaggacttgcacacagggttccccaaggcagtctgcccatgcagcatggcagccgtcacaagcagtaccatccgcttcaggcagacccctcttccccaaaatggagaagcgccaagggtgctcaccggcccgctccctatttcccaattctatcctgccaaaATGATTTATCTAAACAGCGCCACCGTGCCAATCACCTCAACCACAATAtcggtacaaggtaggcgaaaaacctccgGACCCGGGCCAATTAGGTGAccggaggaaaaaattcctacctggctctgactacagcaaccggctaatcctgcaccgatacagggagaggagggtgggccgagctctttCCCGGGCGACTGACGCCGGCGGGGGAGCGGAGCAGCCTAACGGCTAGCAAGCTCCGCCCCCGCGCAATCCCCGTATGTCCGGGGAAAGCgcgccttctcttcctccttccgaggaggcaaatgacGACCCCCCGCCCCACAGCCAGGCTGGCGGCAGAAGGGGTcgctttgccaccccagtcggaatgaagagacagacgtcACTGTTtggtactaagggccacttttattaagatAACAATATTTATAACCATAACTatcaaactgcggcaagggcaaactagcggtacaggacgAGCCACGTGGTCgcaccttggacctccgcctcgacctgtctgggcgagccccgaagccccaggcttaagccatccaccggatggcagctacctggacagccaggcaaatttggttcccccaatcaagctcccacacctcagccgtacagcagtgaggtaggacttgcacacagggttccccaaggcagtctgcccatgcagcatggcagccgtcacaagcagtaccatccgcttcaggcagacccctcttccccaaaatggagaagcgccaagggtgctcaccggcccgctccctatttcccaattctatcctgccaacgccaggccaagcctctgcttaggccctggcgccccagaGATGGCTTAAGGCCAGCCGAAGCCCCTGCCGCAAGTCATCTAAAAACACCTCGTTGCCGGACGCCGAAAGGTGTACCCcgtcacctcggtagaggtcggcaaaagtggccctgatccgagggtgaggtAAGTAAATACCCAACCCTTCACCCAAAGCCTTTTGaatagccctattggccttcattcgAGCCCTTTCAATAGCCGGACGGtgcaaggcctcccgccaaacccgccGAGGCAACATGGCGGACCAAATAATGAGAACACCAGGCCACCGCCGAAGAATGAACTGCAGGTCCTGTTTAACTTGCAAGGACAATGCCCTGCCTTGCATGAGCCCCAGATCATTCCCACCTAGGTGAATGACTAACACGTGGGGCGGGAGGCCACTCCTCCGGCCAAATAACAaaggcagcaggccgggccaccgaaggccccgacggccctgccactcaacccggGCCCAGTCACTCAGACCCAACTGCGACCCAATCCTCGTCCTCCGTGCTTGGTGGGCCGCCCAGaaaaccatactgtgcccgcagatcagaattctttgcttctctcggcaggacacagcacctaaagaaaattCAATTAGTAATGGCTTA
The Eublepharis macularius isolate TG4126 chromosome 9, MPM_Emac_v1.0, whole genome shotgun sequence genome window above contains:
- the LOC129336105 gene encoding uncharacterized protein LOC129336105 isoform X1, which encodes MSSTQEVGAAADEADQGAEVVAAPVALAVEPEEDLGAVSCREKQRILICGHSMVFWAAHQARRTRIGSQLGLSDWARVEWQGRRGLRWPGLLPLLFGRRSGLPPHVLVIHLGGNDLGLMQGRALSLQVKQDLQFILRRWPGVLIIWSAMLPRRVWREALHRPAIERARMKANRAIQKALGEGLGIYLPHPRIRATFADLYRGDGVHLSASGNEVFLDDLRQGLRLALSHLWGARA